The DNA window GGCATGGAGCAAATGGGTGCGAGTATGCAAGATGCATTTTCTTCCCTTATGCCAAAGAAAAAGAAAAAACGTCGTTTGCAGGTAAAAGAAGCTCGTCGTATTTTAACAACTGAAGAGGCGGCAAAATTGGTAGATGATGAAGAAGTGGCATCAGAAGCAATTGAGCGTGCAGAACAGCATGGCATCATCTTCATTGATGAAATGGACAAGATTGCTAGCAAGAATGGTTCTTCATCTGTAGATGTGTCACGAGAAGGTGTGCAGCGTGATATTTTGCCAATCGTTGAAGGCTCTACTGTGTCCACAAAATATGGTGCGGTTAAAACGGATTATATGTTATTCGTTGCTGCTGGAGCTTTCCATATGTCTAAACCGTCTGATTTGATTCCTGAATTACAGGGGCGTTTTCCGATTCGTGTTGAATTACAGAAGCTAGAAGTGGGAGATTTTGTTAAAATTTTAACGGAACCAAAACATTCTTTAATAAATCAGTATAAAGCTCTTCTCGAAACAGAGGGAGTTGTGGTACAATTTAATGATGCCTCAATAGTCAGACTTGCAGAAATTGCATATGAAGTAAATCAGGACACAGATAACATCGGCGCACGCAGACTGCATACCATACTCGAGCGTCTGTTGGAAGATTTGTCTTTCGAAGCTTCCGAGATTTCACCGGCACAAATTGACATTACCCCTCAATATGTGAACGAAAAACTCGAGAATGTGGCGAAAAACAAAGACTTGTCACAATTTATTCTGTAAAACAAGGCGAAATAGTTTCAATAAAGAGTAAAAACCTTTAGAATATTGAATAAACAGAGCAAGAATTTATGTAGGAGGTTCATTTAAATGAATTTATTAGGGAAAACAAGACGAATTAACTCAATGCTGGAAGCAGCAGGCGGGAAAAAAGTAAACTTTAAAGATATGGCTGAGACTTTAAGCGAAGTAATCGAATGCAACGCATTCGTAGTTAGCCGTAAAGGTAAAGTATTAGGCTATGCAATTAACCAACAGATCGAGAATGATCGTATGAAAGGTATGCTTGAGGATCGTCAATTCCCAGTTGAGTATACACAAAAGCTTTCAAACATCACTGAAACGACTGAAAACTTGGATGTTAACAGTGAGCACACAATCTTCCCTGTAGAAGAACGCGAATTGTTTAAAAATGGTTTAACAACGATCGTGCCAATTAATGGTGGCGGCGAACGTCTTGGAACTTTGCTTCTTGGACGTGTGGATGCAGAATTCCATGACGACGATTTAATTCTTGGTGAATATGGCGCTACTGTAGTAGGGATGGAAATCCTTCGCGAAAAAGGTGACCGTATCGAAGAAGAAGCACGCAGCAAAGCAGTTGTACAAATGGCGATTTCTTCACTTTCTTACAGTGAACTTGAAGCTATCGAGCATATCTTTGAAGAACTTGATGGCAACGAAGGATTGTTAGTTGCTTCTAAAATCGCTGACCGCGTAGGAATTACA is part of the Planococcus kocurii genome and encodes:
- the codY gene encoding GTP-sensing pleiotropic transcriptional regulator CodY, translating into MNLLGKTRRINSMLEAAGGKKVNFKDMAETLSEVIECNAFVVSRKGKVLGYAINQQIENDRMKGMLEDRQFPVEYTQKLSNITETTENLDVNSEHTIFPVEERELFKNGLTTIVPINGGGERLGTLLLGRVDAEFHDDDLILGEYGATVVGMEILREKGDRIEEEARSKAVVQMAISSLSYSELEAIEHIFEELDGNEGLLVASKIADRVGITRSVIVNALRKLESAGVIESRSLGMKGTYIKVLNAKFLAELEQLKMN
- the hslU gene encoding HslU--HslV peptidase ATPase subunit, giving the protein MKNQSDLTPRQITDHLDRYIVGQKDAKRSIAIALRNRYRRSRLDEEMRGEVIPKNILMIGPTGVGKTEIARRIAKLTGAPFIKVEATKFTEVGYVGRDVESMVRDLVEAAVRIVKEEKFEAVQFQAESAANERIVKLLAPSMRKKQANQNPLEMLFGQKLEQEEEEEPTAEVEVRVKRREIAADLKAGKLEDEWITVEVVENSNSMFDALQGSGMEQMGASMQDAFSSLMPKKKKKRRLQVKEARRILTTEEAAKLVDDEEVASEAIERAEQHGIIFIDEMDKIASKNGSSSVDVSREGVQRDILPIVEGSTVSTKYGAVKTDYMLFVAAGAFHMSKPSDLIPELQGRFPIRVELQKLEVGDFVKILTEPKHSLINQYKALLETEGVVVQFNDASIVRLAEIAYEVNQDTDNIGARRLHTILERLLEDLSFEASEISPAQIDITPQYVNEKLENVAKNKDLSQFIL